attttattatatttagctcaatataataattttattttaatatgattgattatgattatataataaataaaatattatacattttttattattaattttatataactgaatatattaatgtataataatattttaaactaatttcgaaattagcaaaaatatttaaatataattttgaaaatgaagatcttgtaaaaatctttttaaacagatttgttagaattttaaaataaatatatttatatttaaaatgaaaagatatcaaaagatattatgattaaaatattttaaaaattttatttattattagtctgaactaaaatgtaatatgaatttctatgaataggtccattaggtccatttttaaaaaaaatcacacatgaatcaaggttgtgacttctgttttaatatataagatgtgaAATATAATTTCACAATTCTACATTTTCTGTTAATCATTTTGCTCTACTTTTTGGTCTTGTCGTTGTTATTATTCACAAAACaattttatgttaataaaaaaaataacaaaaatttattcatttgaaaacattaataaataataaaactacaAGAAAtctgaacaaacaaaaagactCCAACGATAGTTCAacaattttaaataactaaCTCATGAAGATGAAGCTAGTGTATCCATTACACTTTGGACTAGTGAAACATCACAGCTTATTTGAAGAGGAAGGCGACCTTCTCTATCGAGCGCAGCTTTTTTCATATGTGGAATTTGATAGTTATTTTTCCCTCCAACTTTCATGATCTCTTTCATGCAAGTCTGAAgagtcaaaaaaatataatttaccttCTCGGAAGAGTATTCTTCATAAGAATCTTCCACGGCATGCACAAGATCTTCTACAGTAGTCGGACATGCTTGGTATTGTAGTGATTGGATCGCACTGAAAAAACCAAGATCTAAAATTAGATCGGGTGATTTTGGAGGCTGGCACATTAGACGTATATCAAAACCGTTTTTAGACGCAGCTTCTTGAAACTCTTTGTCATCGCATTCAACGTGTGTCCGTGCGTTGTCTTGTTGAATGAATATAGTCTTCCCCCGATCTTCAATTGGCCATCGTTCATGGATTACCGGAATAATCTTTTCAATCAAATACGCTTTTATATCTTTTCTTTTGACGGAGGTTAATGCTTTTAGCTCCAAAGTTCCAGCATCTCTGTTCTTACTTCGTCTTTGAGCTGGTTGGAGGGTGACAAAAGGAAATACTCCTATTTTTCCAGAAAATGTCTCATTCCCTTCATCATCAAATCTTGGCCGAGCCATCGCTGCTAAAAACATAACTTTCGTAATGAAGTTCTTACTTTGACAAGTTCTATGAGGCACCTCTTCCTCTGGAAGTAAATAATACTTCTCTGTTTGCTTTGTCATGTAAAACCATTTTTCGTCGATATGTACAATACTGTACATATCAATGAATTTTGGTTCATGAACCAGAGAGTCCTTTTCCAACATAGACAAACAGAACTTCAATCTAGCTCTTATATTCTCATCCGTTATACTTGGTTTGATAGCATTAGTATGACGTCGAATCGTACCTTCCTTGACACGTTTATGTAATGTCGAAGTAGCAATGCCCAAACCCATTGAAAGCGACCGTAGTGACGTTCTCTTGCGCAACGGAATTTCCATAACTTGATTCAAATCAAGTTGGATTTTCTTACGACCACAGCGTCCGTTTTTTTTGTGTGATACATTGACTTCTTCATCATTTGAAGTGTCTTTAGTCTGTTTCCATATCCTTTGCACCGTTCGGATAGGTACCATAAACAAATCAGAAACTTCCCGTGTAGTATTTTTCTCTAGTTCTCCATTTTGACTTCTCTCCAACAAAGCATTATATATTGCCCATCTTTCGGGGTTGGAGATATTCAACATTTTTCCGTTTGGAAGCTCTGTTTGATCATCAATCTCtacatattaatataaaaatagaaatggttAGCCAAAAAATATTTGCAAGACTGACCTAAAAGAACGACACATGTATATTTGTTCATATAAACATACACAACTTTCATTCATATACTCCGTATTAAGAAAACTATAGAGACAAGTAGAAATAAATGTCTGGagtaattttaaatcaaattgaaCATACAcatcacaaacaaacaaaaatagcaGCCTTTGTTGACTAGTCTATGCAAAATTGTGTACagaaatcacaaatataactaaaagtcaaattttatttaacaCTATTGATCGTTATTAGAACAGCAAAATGTTGAGAAAAAAGAATTACTCCGTAGAATGGAAAAATTTACCTGAATCTGTTTTGCTAAAACAATCGTTGGAGACAATTTCATCGATCGCATTAGCAACATCATCTTCATTATTGAATACAACTATTTCTTCATCAGTAGGAGTTTTATTTAGATCAAACAAAAACTCACTTTCATTACTTGTAAATGGAAGATTTAGatcaaaattataattcatCAGGGAAATTGTGATCCGCTTGACTGTGCTCAGTCAATATATAATCatgatttattttaagtttggctccaattttagtttaaaaatttttgttttggctCCATGATGAAAATTTTTAGAATGATTTTAACACTAAAAATTTGTTTGTACGTATATCACAAGAACACAGAAACTTGACTTAAAATTAATGGTGCATTTATACATTTCTTATGATAATTTGTCAATATATTTAATAGCTAAGACTAATAGAAATTAGGATCGGTGAAGTTTGACTGAATAATAATTGTAATAATGAGTAAGAAAGCAACGACAAAGGACAAAATAGACAATACAATATTTGTCTTAATCTGTGTGAAACTCGGATAGCGTCATGTATAAACGAACGGAGGGAGTAAGCAAtagtctaataaaatataaaaggaacaatgtataaaaaaaacaaaagaaaattaaaaatagcgACAAAATAACTTCTGTCAATAATACCTTCAGAAGTCTTCGTTTGCAATCTTATTATGAGCACTAGCAAATAGATCATCTAgagaatttaaaaaatattatttatatcaaCACGGAGCCTAGGTCTTTCATATCCACGCCAAATTCAATCGAAGAAACGGATATTAATGATGGGAAATTAATACTGTATATACCAGTTGCCTGATTTATAAATTGCGTGATGCCTGGACGTGAAATAGGTAAAGAAAATCAGTGATGGTCacgcaaaaaatattttagaaatattctCCTATCGATTAAGGTAAGTTTTTCAAGTctttgaattttgtttcctttaatACGTTAACAATTCAATTGTGATTCCTTAATATTTTGACGCATTAAATATAGGTATGATACCACGAAAATATCATACCACGATTTGTTTCCTTTATCATTTTGTTGCCTTAAATACATACATAATTCAATTGTGTTTCCTTGACATTTGAAAATATCATACCACGATTTTATGTGATCATTCGTATAGGTTATGATATGAACATTATGATAAACGATTTGATATTAGTTTTACGATAAACATGGTTTGCTTATTCCAAAATTAGATATGAACACTCGTACAGGTTATGATATGAACTTTCGTACAggtaaaaataaccaatacaaaCCGTAAAGAACTTTGTTGTACCACGTTTAAAGAATCAAAAATTGTACTAAAGCGTACATGACTTTAGATGAGGCACATATTTTATTGccttatttaaaagaaaaacttctAAATCTTCGAACATACCATAAAGCCTCTCTTAGGTCGAGTTAATATACTGCCTTATTTAGAGCcccgttttttaaaaaaaaaatcgaaatgtaATCAAGATGATAATTCGCGAAATGTAATCAAGATGATAAATCGAAATCATATAGTATAAACAAATGACCAGTGGTATTTGTATGTAATTATTCTAGTTCATAAAgggttttttaaaaaagtaattgAGACTGCATTAGGTGATGACACATAGGAAATGACACTCATGTAATAAATACATGAAGCAAATGATTATTTTTACCAATGCTACTCCTTTAATAAGAAAGGGATCTGTGACTCTCATATGAATATGATTATGTAAAatacttaattttatttcaCGAATGcaaaataagtaaatttttggTATCATATAAAAAGACACAGCAGAATATAAAATTACACAGAGGTTGTTTGTATGAGTATGCAAGTTTTAACAGAATCAACTCACCTGTGACTAATTTCGGTGGAAAATCTTTGTTATTCGGTTTCTTGAACAAATCTTTTAGCCTTAAGATTCCTTGAAACATGCTCGGACTTGAATCATATCCTAAATGTGAAAGCTAAGCGTGTTGCTTCGAATTGAAAGGGAAAAGAGCGAACGAGTAGATACATTGAGTTAACCACACCtactaataattattagatGCTTAGAAATTGACCACAACTATCTACTAGACAGTACACTACTCATGAAGAACAAAGCAAAGGAGTCGTGCTTAATCCATTTATTCTTACTAACCCAACCCTCAATAAAAGTTGAAAAGCcttcctaccaaaaaaaaataaaagttgaaaAGCCTAATGAAGAACAAAGCAAAGGAGTCTTAGCTGATCCATTTATTCTTACTAATCCAACacaataaaaattgaaaacccCAATACAAATAAAAAGGCCCATTAGACTTTTTCTGAGCAACTAAAAGACTAGGGGCCCACTAGACTATAGGGCATATTAATTAGGGTTTTCAAGAAGTGGCCGTCACTAACTATACATATACCACGTCTCCACTTACGTTCTCATTACATAGTAGATAGGTTCCAGTTGATAGTGCAATCGTCTCCACCAATCTTAAACTCTCTCTGTATGCCTGTTTGGGTCTATGAAGTCAAGTTGTGTTTCTGTGTTTttgagtttacaaaaaaaaaaggcagcACGTCACTGATGCGCTTGAGAAAGTGGTGCTTTCGGTCCTTTTAGTTGCCAAAATAGATACGAGCACTAATGCTTTCGTTTGCTGTTTTCCATCGGCTTATGAACTCAGTTGCTCTTACATTATTATTGATTATCTTCCTCAccaatctctttctctttgtgtCATAAAGAATcataaacaagaaaacaaattgaACCTTTATCATATATACCggaaaatcaaaccaaaatctcaaaaataataaacatgtACACAATTCTCTAATTCAATCCAAGTTCTAATTATTTTCGAGTATTGAAAAAAGGACCCAATAGCAAACTGATCATGTCATCTGATGTTGGAGCTTTCATGTTTGATTCATCATTGACATCAACCACCATTGATTCAGATGTTGACAATGCCTGGTCCTCTTCCTCACCTTTGACGTACTGTGAACTCAATCAGAAGTAAATAAATGGACATTAAACACCAAATTCACTAATAGCAAAACCGGCTTGGTAATATACTATGGCATACCTCTTGAGCAAAGCTTAACAAATCATCAACCGTGAGATCCTCCTCATCTTCTGGACTAGTCACGGATTGAATAATCTCGGGACTCTTAACATCATCGCGAATACTAGGCTTAGcctcttcttctttgattttcCTACCtactcttcctcttctcctgATCTCCACCTTTTTGGGTTCCTCTGagtcatctctctctcttcgagTTTTACGCTTCTTCTTGGTCTTGGGAGCTTCTGCTTCCTGTTTTACTTCACCCTCGTCTGTTCTATTGCTTGTAGCTGTTACACCGGATGACGCGCCGGCGATCATCCACGGTGGTAACCGCCTCATATTCCCATCCATCGGATTTGACCTTCTCGTTCTTGAAATCCGGAAGATAACAGGCTAAAGGTTCTTGTGTTGGGCCTAAAGCTGAGCCCATTTATATAACTAAAACCCAAATCTATCAGAAATTAGTAGAACTTTTTTGCTAAACCGAGACTGAACCAATCTCACCAAGAGTTTTACTGAGTTTGAAATTTGATTAGTAAAAATTGTTCATCATCCTAAGTTTCTCACCAGTCACCCCTTACTCTTCACTTCATCAGCTTTCGCTGAAGACAGGAAACACGGCTCTttattcaaatatgacatttTAATTTTGAGACACATAACATAACCCTGAACCATCACAATGCCAATGAAACACCAAGGAAAAGAAAACACATGTAAACATGGTtacaaatacttaaaaat
The DNA window shown above is from Brassica napus cultivar Da-Ae unplaced genomic scaffold, Da-Ae ScsIHWf_2680;HRSCAF=3438, whole genome shotgun sequence and carries:
- the LOC106394692 gene encoding uncharacterized protein LOC106394692 isoform X2, giving the protein MDGNMRRLPPWMIAGASSGVTATSNRTDEGEVKQEAEAPKTKKKRKTRRERDDSEEPKKVEIRRRGRVGRKIKEEEAKPSIRDDVKSPEIIQSVTSPEDEEDLTVDDLLSFAQEYVKGEEEDQALSTSESMVVDVNDESNMKAPTSDDMISLLLGPFFNTRK
- the LOC106394692 gene encoding uncharacterized protein LOC106394692 isoform X1, with amino-acid sequence MLNISNPERWAIYNALLERSQNGELEKNTTREVSDLFMVPIRTVQRIWKQTKDTSNDEEVNVSHKKNGRCGRKKIQLDLNQVMEIPLRKRTSLRSLSMGLGIATSTLHKRVKEGTIRRHTNAIKPSITDENIRARLKFCLSMLEKDSLVHEPKFIDMYSIVHIDEKWFYMTKQTEKYYLLPEEEVPHRTCQSKNFITKVMFLAAMARPRFDDEGNETFSGKIGVFPFVTLQPAQRRSKNRDAGTLELKALTSVKRKDIKAYLIEKIIPVIHERWPIEDRGKTIFIQQDNARTHVECDDKEFQEAASKNGFDIRLMCQPPKSPDLILDLGFFSAIQSLQYQACPTTVEDLVHAVEDSYEEYSSEKVNYIFLTLQTCMKEIMKVGGKNNYQIPHMKKAALDREGRLPLQISCDVSLVQSVMDTLASSS